CAAGAATAAGCCTCAGAAGATAGATAAAtcttgtataataataataatgatgatgatgataataataataaacctagccactatatattttttatcactTTAGTTCTAGCAACTTGAATCTTAGAAAATGGTTCCAACAAAAGACGCGGAAAGAAAATGTACTCAAGAATAAAGGTAATACTCCAAAAGCCTCATCGTGCATCCTATCATATGCAAGTTTAAAGAAACTTAAAATCACGACCTTAGATGGCAATCAAATGTCTCACACATGTAGACTTTTTACATTCTTCAATATGGCCAAAAAGCTGAGAGAAGTTTCTTTGGTATCAACTGGTAAGATTTTACAATAGAGTTGTCGTGGCCAAAAGCTGGGAGAAGTTTAtttttttggaggaaaaaaagaAGGTAGTTCTAACATACTAAAAGGAAAGATTTATAGAAAAGAAATGCATATATTACCTGGTCACGAAAAGATTATCATTTACAGGACAATAAGCAAGACTCCGCAATTTCCTCTTGTGTTGACTTGAGATATGGTTGCTTGTATGACAATATACCAACTTTGCTGAAGAACTTTTGCGTATTAAAGGAatcaattccttgtgttctttTTGCTCTGAAAAGCAAAACGAAATCTTGTGAAATTAAAGTTACACTTGAAATGGAGAGGACAGCAATATCTAACATGAAATTCAGATAGAAGCACATAACCATTGATATCATCCATGGACTAGCCAAATCCACATAAAATGAAGTCCGTGCTAGAGATGAATGTCTTACCAAACTTCCTTTTGGTCCCTCTGTCCTTGTCTTCAGTACTCTTCTTCTCAGAAGAAGGTCTTTGGGATATTTCAGATTTTACTCTAGAACCAGAACTGTGAACTGATGGACTTGCTTCAGAACCAGAAGTTACGGCAGCTTTTGTAGAAGATCTTGGCGGTGTAGGTTGCGAAGTTTTTGGTTGCACGGCAGGAATAAGAAGTTCTGGTTTGGATTGATGGTGTTTTTTGGGAGAATCTTCATTTCTATCTGTTGGACTGCTTGATCTACGTTCTACCTTCACAGTTTTAATTCCATTGTCTAAGGAACTTCTAGATGACACGGCATTATTAGTTTGACCTCGAAGGCGAGCCAATTTTGTCTCGGAATCTTGCAGCCTTTTTTCTGCTTCCTCAAGCTGCACCAAAACATACATTCAGCAAATAATTCTGGGaggatattcaaaaaaaaaaaaaaagtttgtgcAGAATACAGATGATAATGTTTCACGATATCAAAATTAGAAGACAAAAGGTTATCACTTGAAATATTGACAACATGGATAGCATTACTCCAAACCTAAGAACAatttattcataaataaatttGTCAAAATTCATAGAAGATTCCATCACAGAATACAGTTTAAACAAGAGCCAAACCACACTACAGCCTTCAAAACATGACACAAAACACATTTGCAGTGTATTCATACTGAAGTCAGAACCAACCAGAGTGAACcaacttgtatgcatgcatatgaaAATGTTACCGAAACAAGAGCGCATttcaaagaataaaagagaaaaccaAATGTTGAATACTATCAACagaaaattcaaaataagttGTCACAGGATTACAATGACCACATGTCAACCTATTAACTAGAAACAAAACTACATGCTTCAGCAGTTAAAGTGAGTTTTGTAGGAGAGTAAAAATACAAGTGGAGAATCAAAATAATCTTAGGAATTTCATAATTGCTGCATTAGGGTTACAAAAACTTCTCTTTTTTCCTTCCTTTCATTAAGAAGCTTATGGAAcccaaaaaaatataaagaatttaCAATTTTTCCATAAAGAAAGAAATGCATTATGGTTGCCAACAAAAAGCAGAACCAGCCATATAGCAGAGTGAAATGAACTTCATGCAAGTAAAGACTAAAGTATATCAAAAGTATCTATGTTTCTACCTTCAGGAACCAAAAAAAGGGCACACAACAAACCACGATTTTCTCGACTTTTATAccaacaaaacaaagaaaataaagcaaCAAATCAAATAGGTTCTTTATAACTGTGAAAACATGAATCCAAAGTTATTCTAACTTTACATCAATTCTGCTACAAAAGAAACAAACACTCGTATATAATGAACAAGCTCCTTTTTTTCCCTCCTAGCTCAAATACTGTTAATCATTCGAAACAGTTcaatatcataaataaataaataaacaaatcgaAATGTGGAAGCATAATAACGGAAAAATGAgaggttaaaaagaaaaaaataaaaacctgcGATTTGTAATAGGAGAGGCGGTGACGGAGGTTTTTGACTTCGCGAGTACGGTGTTCGATGAGAGCTACCAATGCCTCCTCTTGCTCCTCCTTGGTAGTGGTTCCGCCGGCGCCGTTAACGCCGTTATCTTCGCCGTTATCCATTTTCGGAGATTACTACGATGCTATTTCtctgagaagagaagaagagaaggtaACAGTACTAACATTTCTAAGAGCAAGAAAAATGTTacctaattattaatattaatcaataatcaatacttatttgtgtattattattacattaattaattaattattaataaataaaaatatagataattgAAGTCGGCGAGctgttttttccaaaaaaaaaactcagtattatatatatatatatatatatagagagagagagagagagagataaatcCATTAACTATGTATTGATGAAGATGAGGATGgtgataacttttttttttctctatcaatgaaaaaaaaatcatatatgtcAAATATGTTTTTATATGTCATCTcatctaattatatattattggctAATTCAAGTTTTTTATTAtgtaatagttattttaaaaacatataaaaaataatatttaattaattaaaaacatttaTAGTTTTAGTATAGTTTCATTTGTATAATCTTTATCATGCATTTTCATCTAAATTCTCAAGTTTGATCAGCAAAAGAAAACCTGATATCTTATATGCTTATAGTCCATTTGGAGTTGAAATATTTTCACCAATCATGtttaaaattatgttaaaatataattttaattatataaaatgagttataaaaaaaagtattttgcAAAGAGTAGTGCTAAGGAGCCAATAGTCTAaatgtacaatgtgtataatggactAAATCTTTGGTATCacttatactaaaaactaattttgGGTTTACCAAggttcgaactcttgaccttctaGATCTGGAATTCTAATACCATGTCctaaaaccactcatcccaaaaatatAACATGataggacaatgtaacactaataatcatatctctaatactttttaaaccttcattgtacacattgtacgcttagctTAGGTCATTGGTTTCCTATACTTTCTCTTTTGCAAAAGAAGAAAAACCATAATTTGTTCTCATCACCAAATCGAACACGCAAAGCAGATTTTATTCCAAACATATTACCACACTTCCATTTTTTCTGTCAGCAAAATTAGGGAGTAGTTCGATTGGATCAAATCTATTAGATCATTTACTAtacataaatcaaaataaataatttcaatacaaaaataattataaaacatAGTTGTGCTATTTTATTTATCACATACTATATTTGGCAAAATGGAATTAAAGTTTGTCAAGGAAACAAATATAGAGCATTCCAAAATAAGACCATAATAAAGTGAATCACAGAAAAAGATTGTAAAACCATGTAACTTTTCACATTCAGCATATGGAtgcaaaaaaaaggaagaaaacttTTGCACCGAAATAGTAAGTTACTTACAAATATAAACTTGCTACCTTTTCATGGGATTGGTAGATattcattaataaataattaattaatgagtaAACCCTAAAATCTAATTTGAAGTAATAGCGTTGAGAGttagattataataaaataagaggTTATGGTCAAAATAGTTTCCAAAATTCAACGGGTAGTTTGTCTTTCcttttgttctttcttttgtttttatgtcaccaaaaaaacattaaattttataaatatccaAATAAATTTCTCAATTTCACCGGCGCGAGTCTTCGTTGATTAGGGATTTACATGTAAATTGAACCTAGATCAATTTGGAGAATAAAAAGTTGAGTGGTTAAATTCCTATGAAgtacaaaataaaaagttgagtGGTTAAATTCCTATGAAGCACAGATACTACGTTAAATTGTCGTGGTCGCATAGACTCATTCGACACGCAGTGTTCAACTATGTCttaataaaagatttttttttaaacacaCTTATATATATCTAAATACTAGGTCAGTATGTCCaacattatttttaatatgtattcttaaaataaatttaaaaataatatattattatttattaaataaaattatttaaatattttacataattaaaataaaatattaaaaatagcaaaaataaattaatttatattttaatataaataaaagataaaaatattataatttatctataaaatactatctatatacatatttctatatcttataaaataattttaaaattccttATGCAGCCAAGATAAATTGCCATACATCTTACTAACAGTGGACCACATAAGGATCCATAAGTCCATTACCCATACAGAAAATGTTGTGTCATTATCATCTTAGAATATAAACAAATCCTAATATAATTGATCACATGGCAAAAGAAATGAGTGGCTTAGAGCTCAGTTGTACTCAAACAATGATTAAATGACAGAGTTGTATGAAAATAAAATCTTGTTTTATTCATCCTAGCAATCATTCcacttgaaaataaaaaataaaaaaaaattgttaccaaAATAGAAAGTTTAATTGCTATATGCTAAATAGTGTAAAAGAATTAATGACATTTTtgtatttgaaaaaatatttcaatatGACAACACTTACTCAAATCTCAAATGTAGGAAACCTTTTATACACTAAAGTGCCTCAAAGTAAAAatcatatttgaataaatataatatgGTATGGTTATGAAAACCTACATGAGTATAAGCATCATATTAGGTAGTGTTTCTACCCATTTCATGCCAGGAATTCAGAAATACCAATCAACATAAGCAAAAATCTGAACAAAACTAGTACCATAGAAGTAAATGTTCAAATTAAAGCCTTTCCTTCAACAATAACATTCTATATAGacattaaaaaaagttaaaaaagacAAAGTCCCTTTAGGACACCAATGCCCAGGGATACAACAACATAAAccaaaaatacaaatataaacaagataaTCTTGAGAACAAAACATCCTTGAAGAGTTTGAGACTCACAATGATGTATGTGAACCAATCTCAAAGGGAACTTCAAATTGTCATGTCCATTCAAAGCTAGCCAAAATTTAAAGCTTTTCGGTTAAGCCATACTCTCTAAAGTTGTCCAGTGTAGCATGACGACGCCATGCAAGGAAAACATAAAGATAACACTAAATATCAGCAACTTCATTCTGGTTATGTACCTCGGTCCTCGGCCTCCAAAAACTCCTGCAAAGGCTCCTCTATAAGCCAAAATTGTGAGCCCACCTGTCCTAACGGCTCCAACTCCATGTCGACTGATCAAAAAAGAGAATGTCAATATACATACTTGGGTTGGCATGAAATACAGCATAGTACTGTTAGTGCCTGAGGCTACTATGGTCAGGTTTTCGATGAACTCAAGGATGACTCTACTCCATTAGCAGATTCATCCCCGCCGGCTGCAGCTGAAGAACTCCCTTGGTTGCGATTCTCATCGTTAGCACTCGTACGAGATTTTCCTGGCCTTGTTCGAATATTGTTTCCCAAGGGGAAAGGCTCCTGTACACAGTTCATTAAGTATCAGCTAATGAAAATTTGAATCAACATTCGACTGGTATATCACTATATCAGTTCCTTGGTAAATTATAGACTAAAGGACAAGCTAATTTACCGGATCACCAGCATTTGGGCCATCCGTGTGGAAGAGAATGGGGCGACAACGTTTATCTTCATTCATTAGACTTGAATTCTGGAAATGAGCAATCAGAGCAGCTTTTCCTTGAATTCGGGCATATGCAAGTACAGCTACTTTCTCACTGTTAAACTTCTCCCATTTTTTCCCATTAAAAGCCTGCAAAACAGTTTCAATATTAGCTTCATCAGTTTATGCACAAGCAAACATATTAACTAAATCATATTGCATACAAGACATTATTTCATACTCCATGAAGTAAATTCTTTGTGCTCCATGGAGTAAATAAGGATTTCTCATTGCGTACGTAAATAACTTGAATTACTATAACATAAGAACAATCAAAGAACCTGATGGAACTGAATAATTTGACCAGGGTCAATCATGTTGATGAATGCATAGCCAACATTACATTTGTTCTGCAACCATGAATAGAATCGAGTTAGACACAGTTATGATTGTTTAAGATAAGGAAAGAACAAACAAACTCCAAATATATGCTTGCCTTAAAGTCAATTGGCAAATACAGAAAATCATAAGTTCCCCGACATTGCTCATCGATGGCAGCAAGAAGCATCTTTGAAGTATACCTGCCAAAATAATAAAACATCTAAAAAGATCAACAAAAATTTGCATGATTTACTCCATGTAAAATCTGTTGGGAAAAACTGATTGATTAAATACAAAAAGGGAATGTAAAAACGTGTGATTCCATCTGTAACGGAAAATGAGTCAAAATGCAAAAGCTAAGAATTAACAATCAAATGCTATAGTCAATACCATTAACTGTAAAATGTGTACTTAAATAAAATGTCAAGAAGCTAGGAAGACAAATGGCATACTTGTTtggaatattttttatcataagtGTGGTTCGGTTATCTTCCCCGCGCAATATGCGGCCTAGATCAAGCTCATATTGCTTTTTATCAGCACTGTTAGTATTTGCTTCACTTCTACGATGATAGAGGCTTCTCATCCGTTCATTGGCCGAATCAAACTTCAGCATTGAATTCATGGGAAGTCTCCCTGGGAAAAAATGTGACAACTTAGGAGATCCCTGCCCAGCACTGGATGACAGTTCTGTACTGTTCCCACCCACATGAGAAAACATGTTGCGAGAAGACAAGTCCGGAGGATGCATCTGCCAAGAACCATGAAAACCTGTACTTCCTAAAGATCCCATTCGAAAACTAGAAGCTTCAGGAGACTCTCCCAAGTAAGAAGGCTGTCTTTCCCAGGGTGAGGCAGTAACGACCGGTGCTGATCCGACATGATGGTCTATCTGTGATGATCTCAGCACATGAGGTGGTGTTCTAGGAAAGCCGGGCATCTGCGGAACACCAGGAGCACCAGTACCATTAATAAAGGATGGTGGTGTTTTATGCCAAAGCATGGCATTTGATGGAGGTTGCTGATGCAAGTTGGAGTTGTTCCACATATGATAAAGTCCCTGAGGCGGGCGGCTCCCGTTTCCTGAAACTATTGAATCCACATCAGAAATCTCTTCATGCTACAACCACTCAGCATATACCACTTGCATGCTGATAGAAAAGCCAAATTCAAGACAACTATTCGATCCGGAATGCTTAGTCTCAGATAGACAAGGACAAGTCTAAATTTCAACAAACATTAAATAATTTGACTTTTGAAGGACAGCCTTGGAGCAACGGTTGAGTTGTCTCCGTGTGATCTCAAGGTCACGCGTTCAAGCCATGGAAACAGCCACTAATGTAGTTATCAGGTGTTAGGTTGTGTACATTACACCCCTTGGGTGCAGCCCTTCCCCGGAACCTGCGTTAATGTGGGATGCTTGTGCACCGGACTgccttttttttaattagataattTGACTTTTGTGTATAAGTTAAAATTTcagttatttaaaaatattatgaaaatattGACAACAGTATGCATCATCATAAAAATTGCAAGGATGCAGTTTGAGGAAAACAGTAGTAGAATGAACAATGCACTTACCTACTGCATTAAATTCGGCTAGGTTGCCAGGTGAGCCAATCCCCTGAATATGCCTGCTGTCTGACAATTCTGTCGATCCAGTTCCAATACTGGCAGCAACATTGCTGATGGGGTTTGAAAAGTTGTAGGGACTACCACTAGCTAAACCATCATGAAACTCAGGTAAAGAATGAGGATGGAACCTTGTAATAGATCCCAGTTTCATTGCATCAACAACATTTGCAGACTCGTAAACTCCGGATACTTTTCCACCAGAAGCCCCTCTTGCCATCTTTGGTATGCTAGAACCCACAGGATATAAAGCATTATCAACAAAACCATTCAGAGGTATCCTTTTTGCAGATTGAAACCCCTGATTATATCCACTCTCCAAGCTGCCACCAGATATGGCTGCTCCAGAAGATGTTGCTGTAAATTACATATGTAGTGAGACCAAGAACATCTCAACTTCATAAGGGTGAAAATAAGCCAAAGCAGACAAAATCATACCGTTCTGTCTTAATAAGTTATCACTAAGATTATGAACAAAATCTGGTTCTTCTTGTCCCTTTTGAGACTGCTGCATTAGACTACAAAAGCAAGGTTTCCAGAATTGTTAAAAAGGAAAGAGATAATATTTTCCCATCATGGTGATTAAAGACTTAATCACTAAAGAAGACAAAAAATACTATCAAATGGAGCAAAGTTAAATATGCAGATCCAAAATAAAGATTCCGTCTAGAGATCATTAATTACAAATGGACACATAAAAAGCAgaagaaaaagttttaaaatattctataacaagaagaaaataaattaaaactaaaagtaGAAGGGAGAGCCAATACATAGCAATTCTAGGATGGCCAGGTTCAAGCTTGATCTGCTTCCCAGGAATGCAGATCCTGTTCGAAGCACCAAGAGAAGCTTCTGCAGCTCGCACATCATAGAACTCGATGAATTTCACATGATTCACTTCAGGAGATTCATATATCTGCAATTACACAATAATTATCAATGCCAAAATCATCCTTGTTAAGACACATGAAGCAAAAAGGGTGAAAGCCCACAATAAAAACTTACTTCTTTAATTTCTCCATATAATGCGAAAATATGCTTAAGTTCCTCATTTGAAACAGATGAATCAAGACCAGATATCATCACACCACCATGACCAATATCCTTTTCTGGAGCATTGCCCTAACATGCCATCAAATAAAGATAAAACCATAAGCAAAGCAAAAGAACTTGGAATACAAAGTAACTGACAAGGGAAGAATATAGCAGTAACTACCTTTGGAATTGAATAATGTATATCAAGCTTTCGAGATCTCAACGACTTATGTTGGAGTGCTTTCATTGCATTTTGTGCTGCCCTTATATCATAATAAGAAATCATGACAAAACCGCGAGGCTTGCAAGCGGTATACATGGTTCGGATATCTCCATATTGCTGCCAGAAAAAAATAGTCCATTAAAACTTTATGATTAGTGGTATGATACTTAAAGAAATTCTGAGACAGCATCTACCAGCATAAGAAAATAAATGTTTCACCTCGAAGAGAGTCTTCAGCTCAGAGTCATCTACATTGCTATTAATGTTTCTAACAAAAAGTGTCCTAGAAGATTGGTCACCAAGAGGAATTTTTCCTTTGGAACCTCCGAAATAACCAAGATCTCCTTCTAAGCCGCTGGCTCTTTTTCCTGAAACTAGATGTTCATCTCCTTCTAACTCCATGCCTCCCCCACTGCTAAACAAATCAAAATCTTCGAAATCATCATTTGCTTTGGCATGAACATTGGATCCTAACTCATCAGCAACACCAGAAAACAGGTCATCCTCATCAGGAAGAAGATTCCCAATAGTGTCAGCCTCAATTTCTTGAAGAGATTTATATGGTTCTTCCTCAGGAAGGGAACCAACGGAAACAGACTGATCCCGGAAAACATCATTCCCCATTAATCTCACTGCACCAAGAAACACATATAAAGAGGCCCATGAGGATATCAACTCAACTCATATAAAACCAAAATGAATAGAAAACTTTTCTTAGTTTGCATCTCAAGTTCTAGTAAGATAAAAGGGCATCAGTACTAATTCCTTTACCATGCTGCATTAACCATTATACAAGCATGCAAATATCTTAGCATGGATAAAAAGATTCTTACACTTTTGAG
This region of Arachis hypogaea cultivar Tifrunner chromosome 8, arahy.Tifrunner.gnm2.J5K5, whole genome shotgun sequence genomic DNA includes:
- the LOC112708099 gene encoding protein MEI2-like 4 isoform X4, producing MNAKTGLPMSQTGLSSEGTGSTRFGGKEGIADVLKDSKELLNYHPRSWTDVRMQPTSSSYGFIGNKIVANAASRESSLFSSSLSDMFTQKLRLMGNDVFRDQSVSVGSLPEEEPYKSLQEIEADTIGNLLPDEDDLFSGVADELGSNVHAKANDDFEDFDLFSSGGGMELEGDEHLVSGKRASGLEGDLGYFGGSKGKIPLGDQSSRTLFVRNINSNVDDSELKTLFEQYGDIRTMYTACKPRGFVMISYYDIRAAQNAMKALQHKSLRSRKLDIHYSIPKGNAPEKDIGHGGVMISGLDSSVSNEELKHIFALYGEIKEIYESPEVNHVKFIEFYDVRAAEASLGASNRICIPGKQIKLEPGHPRIAILMQQSQKGQEEPDFVHNLSDNLLRQNATSSGAAISGGSLESGYNQGFQSAKRIPLNGFVDNALYPVGSSIPKMARGASGGKVSGVYESANVVDAMKLGSITRFHPHSLPEFHDGLASGSPYNFSNPISNVAASIGTGSTELSDSRHIQGIGSPGNLAEFNAVGNGSRPPQGLYHMWNNSNLHQQPPSNAMLWHKTPPSFINGTGAPGVPQMPGFPRTPPHVLRSSQIDHHVGSAPVVTASPWERQPSYLGESPEASSFRMGSLGSTGFHGSWQMHPPDLSSRNMFSHVGGNSTELSSSAGQGSPKLSHFFPGRLPMNSMLKFDSANERMRSLYHRRSEANTNSADKKQYELDLGRILRGEDNRTTLMIKNIPNKYTSKMLLAAIDEQCRGTYDFLYLPIDFKNKCNVGYAFINMIDPGQIIQFHQAFNGKKWEKFNSEKVAVLAYARIQGKAALIAHFQNSSLMNEDKRCRPILFHTDGPNAGDPEPFPLGNNIRTRPGKSRTSANDENRNQGSSSAAAGGDESANGVESSLSSSKT
- the LOC112708099 gene encoding protein MEI2-like 4 isoform X3; protein product: MNAKTGLPMSQTGLSSEGTGSTRFGGKEGIADVLKDSKELLNYHPRSWTDVRMQPTSSSYGFIGNKIVANAASRESSLFSSSLSDMFTQKLRLMGNDVFRDQSVSVGSLPEEEPYKSLQEIEADTIGNLLPDEDDLFSGVADELGSNVHAKANDDFEDFDLFSSGGGMELEGDEHLVSGKRASGLEGDLGYFGGSKGKIPLGDQSSRTLFVRNINSNVDDSELKTLFEQYGDIRTMYTACKPRGFVMISYYDIRAAQNAMKALQHKSLRSRKLDIHYSIPKGNAPEKDIGHGGVMISGLDSSVSNEELKHIFALYGEIKEIYESPEVNHVKFIEFYDVRAAEASLGASNRICIPGKQIKLEPGHPRIAILMQQSQKGQEEPDFVHNLSDNLLRQNATSSGAAISGGSLESGYNQGFQSAKRIPLNGFVDNALYPVGSSIPKMARGASGGKVSGVYESANVVDAMKLGSITRFHPHSLPEFHDGLASGSPYNFSNPISNVAASIGTGSTELSDSRHIQGIGSPGNLAEFNAVVSGNGSRPPQGLYHMWNNSNLHQQPPSNAMLWHKTPPSFINGTGAPGVPQMPGFPRTPPHVLRSSQIDHHVGSAPVVTASPWERQPSYLGESPEASSFRMGSLGSTGFHGSWQMHPPDLSSRNMFSHVGGNSTELSSSAGQGSPKLSHFFPGRLPMNSMLKFDSANERMRSLYHRRSEANTNSADKKQYELDLGRILRGEDNRTTLMIKNIPNKYTSKMLLAAIDEQCRGTYDFLYLPIDFKNKCNVGYAFINMIDPGQIIQFHQAFNGKKWEKFNSEKVAVLAYARIQGKAALIAHFQNSSLMNEDKRCRPILFHTDGPNAGDPEPFPLGNNIRTRPGKSRTSANDENRNQGSSSAAAGGDESANGVESSLSSSKT
- the LOC112708099 gene encoding protein MEI2-like 4 isoform X2, with product MPFEVMNQRGVSTLSHFYDDISFPPEKNPGLRKQKSIHERYPQGKSEITASPGSILNASSPRGMNAKTGLPMSQTGLSSEGTGSTRFGGKEGIADVLKDSKELLNYHPRSWTDVRMQPTSSSYGFIGNKIVANAASRESSLFSSSLSDMFTQKLRLMGNDVFRDQSVSVGSLPEEEPYKSLQEIEADTIGNLLPDEDDLFSGVADELGSNVHAKANDDFEDFDLFSSGGGMELEGDEHLVSGKRASGLEGDLGYFGGSKGKIPLGDQSSRTLFVRNINSNVDDSELKTLFEQYGDIRTMYTACKPRGFVMISYYDIRAAQNAMKALQHKSLRSRKLDIHYSIPKGNAPEKDIGHGGVMISGLDSSVSNEELKHIFALYGEIKEIYESPEVNHVKFIEFYDVRAAEASLGASNRICIPGKQIKLEPGHPRIAILMQQSQKGQEEPDFVHNLSDNLLRQNATSSGAAISGGSLESGYNQGFQSAKRIPLNGFVDNALYPVGSSIPKMARGASGGKVSGVYESANVVDAMKLGSITRFHPHSLPEFHDGLASGSPYNFSNPISNVAASIGTGSTELSDSRHIQGIGSPGNLAEFNAVGNGSRPPQGLYHMWNNSNLHQQPPSNAMLWHKTPPSFINGTGAPGVPQMPGFPRTPPHVLRSSQIDHHVGSAPVVTASPWERQPSYLGESPEASSFRMGSLGSTGFHGSWQMHPPDLSSRNMFSHVGGNSTELSSSAGQGSPKLSHFFPGRLPMNSMLKFDSANERMRSLYHRRSEANTNSADKKQYELDLGRILRGEDNRTTLMIKNIPNKYTSKMLLAAIDEQCRGTYDFLYLPIDFKNKCNVGYAFINMIDPGQIIQFHQAFNGKKWEKFNSEKVAVLAYARIQGKAALIAHFQNSSLMNEDKRCRPILFHTDGPNAGDPEPFPLGNNIRTRPGKSRTSANDENRNQGSSSAAAGGDESANGVESSLSSSKT
- the LOC112708099 gene encoding protein MEI2-like 4 isoform X1, translated to MPFEVMNQRGVSTLSHFYDDISFPPEKNPGLRKQKSIHERYPQGKSEITASPGSILNASSPRGMNAKTGLPMSQTGLSSEGTGSTRFGGKEGIADVLKDSKELLNYHPRSWTDVRMQPTSSSYGFIGNKIVANAASRESSLFSSSLSDMFTQKLRLMGNDVFRDQSVSVGSLPEEEPYKSLQEIEADTIGNLLPDEDDLFSGVADELGSNVHAKANDDFEDFDLFSSGGGMELEGDEHLVSGKRASGLEGDLGYFGGSKGKIPLGDQSSRTLFVRNINSNVDDSELKTLFEQYGDIRTMYTACKPRGFVMISYYDIRAAQNAMKALQHKSLRSRKLDIHYSIPKGNAPEKDIGHGGVMISGLDSSVSNEELKHIFALYGEIKEIYESPEVNHVKFIEFYDVRAAEASLGASNRICIPGKQIKLEPGHPRIAILMQQSQKGQEEPDFVHNLSDNLLRQNATSSGAAISGGSLESGYNQGFQSAKRIPLNGFVDNALYPVGSSIPKMARGASGGKVSGVYESANVVDAMKLGSITRFHPHSLPEFHDGLASGSPYNFSNPISNVAASIGTGSTELSDSRHIQGIGSPGNLAEFNAVVSGNGSRPPQGLYHMWNNSNLHQQPPSNAMLWHKTPPSFINGTGAPGVPQMPGFPRTPPHVLRSSQIDHHVGSAPVVTASPWERQPSYLGESPEASSFRMGSLGSTGFHGSWQMHPPDLSSRNMFSHVGGNSTELSSSAGQGSPKLSHFFPGRLPMNSMLKFDSANERMRSLYHRRSEANTNSADKKQYELDLGRILRGEDNRTTLMIKNIPNKYTSKMLLAAIDEQCRGTYDFLYLPIDFKNKCNVGYAFINMIDPGQIIQFHQAFNGKKWEKFNSEKVAVLAYARIQGKAALIAHFQNSSLMNEDKRCRPILFHTDGPNAGDPEPFPLGNNIRTRPGKSRTSANDENRNQGSSSAAAGGDESANGVESSLSSSKT